In a genomic window of Lepisosteus oculatus isolate fLepOcu1 chromosome 3, fLepOcu1.hap2, whole genome shotgun sequence:
- the kank1a gene encoding KN motif and ankyrin repeat domain-containing protein 1a isoform X1 translates to MAQTAQINGSIAEKGEGGLNADDDKDSLAPYYLETPYGYQLDLDFLKYVDDIERGNTLKKLNIQRKPKVAKPVATPRSGGGQTSGWTSTESLSSSNSDECKQSPLLPTRNQPNSPQVRTAVLHEASPAFLSVPEGKLLPPPSPRLPRHNLHVEKTLMETRRRLEQERLLMQPPSSEARRPRLASFGGMGSTSSLSSFTGSSGQNQISPNSHQLVHNGHQANGEYNPYFTSSMGSSIRHSPMSSGMTTPVTNISPMHLQQIREQMVVALKRLKELEEQVKTIPVLQVKISVLQEEKRQLAAQINNQKSTSQSIGYGFRKRSYSAGNAQQFDQLSQLKKGSELHINSEDELENMEHSSQRIEEFRQLTAEMQALERKIQDNNYDTQFNLTQKAEQKQNAKEQKSIAVGADENMNDVVIYRKSSKQYRDVAVETEVETRSTGVGVTEALLGVSTEAETEIEMQHQAIDALKDKIYRLEVQLKETTHEMEMGKLKLELQAAGSRKKADKGSMARPAVYSTSVEAKVQMQSQAVGNHVDVADACTGQDSQASATGVSCSPELRHVAVGPELPMNCWTVQERVQTQDKCTGRCVEMCSKNVGVELSVYETGVNTEEIVGNLDLYKTRLEMAKKFRSVGCGECSVNVTVCPEKDLVSFGTNTDFVNMVESGIMAVRHTTSQYTNTAVDTVSTSTNTETAVFMDTCTNTTLKTQDKQTNTVPTETRTVAVGDGRVKEVQMTVKTRSVGVGTTVRSESELEKPSVVKTKDCGVGQAGIHENFLVGLKTRTISCGPSHQITDSAKTRSIGVGDESISEAGQIQQSQLGTAAGLDHYIEQVQKLLQEQQMLLAENYSELADAFGQPHSQIGSLNSQLMNTLSSINSVMKYSSTEELRTMEIFKLCPDSASAITDAGQSSNVSGACTGVNSTAHSDIRTQESEAQLREPLPSSATIDGLSKDSTSSALRQSRTSQMTLMDQQMSSALHGQSCSSNTLKSIMKKKDGRQGSNSTKKNLQFVGVNGGYETTSSDESSSEESSTSESEDECEGNEYPSEEATRSGEGHGKKPREFCNEGAMEVKRECEEREAEKVEIRERYELSEKMLSACTVLRNHLNDSKALTSKEVRACLNTIQHEWFRISSQKSALPAMVEDYLSAFREVSPAVLRHIVNMADGNGNTALHYSVSHSNFEIVKRLLDADVCNVNQQNKAGYTPIMLAALAAVEAEKDMQIVEELFGKGDVNAKASQAGQTGLMLAVSHGRMDMVKALLACRADVNIQDDEGSTALMCASEHGHVEIVKLLLAQPGCDATLTDGDESTALSIALEAGHKDIAVLLYAHVNFSKAQSPGTPRLGRKTSPSPTRRSMFD, encoded by the exons AAAAAGGAGAGGGAGGTCTAAATGCGGACGATGACAAGGACTCATTGGCCCCCTACTATTTGGAGACCCCTTATGGTTATCAGTTAGACCTGGATTTTCTGAAGTATGTGGATGACATTGAGAGGGGGAACACCTTAAAGAAACTAAacatccagaggaaacccaaagTGGCAAAGCCTGTGGCAACACCCCGGAGTGGTGGCGGACAGACCAGTGGGTGGACATCCACCGAGTCGCTGTCGTCTTCCAACAGCGATGAATGTAAACAGTCCCCCTTGCTTCCTACAAGAAACCAACCAAACTCCCCCCAAGTGAGGACAGCTGTGCTACATGAGGCCTCCCCAGCATTCCTGAGTGTCCCTGAGGGCAAGCTGCTGCCACCGCCTTCCCCCAGGTTGCCCAGGCACAACTTGCATGTGGAGAAAACCCTCATGGAAACACGAAGACGGCTGGAGCAGGAGAGGCTGCTCATGCAGCCCCCATCCAGTGAGGCCCGCCGGCCAAGACTTGCCAGTTTTGGTGGGATGGGATCAACCagttctctctcctctttcacGGGATCTAGCGGACAAAATCAGATCTCTCCTAACTCTCACCAGCTCGTGCACAATGGCCACCAAGCCAATGGAGAGTATAATCCCTACTTCACCTCCTCCATGGGCAGCTCCATCCGCCACAGTCCCATGAGTTCAGGaatgaccactcctgtcaccaACATCAGCCCCATGCACTTGCAACAAATTCGAGAGCAAATGGTGGTAGCCTTAAAGAGGCTGAAAGAGCTGGAAGAGCAAGTGAAGACTATCCCAGTTCTGCAAGTCAAGATCTCTGTGCTACAGGAGGAGAAGAGGCAGCTGGCCGCGCAAATCAATAACCAAAAATCCACCAGTCAAAGCATAGGCTATGGCTTCCGAAAACGATCTTATAGTGCAGGCAATGCGCAGCAGTTTGATCAGCTCTCCCAGTTGAAAAAGGGATCAGAGCTGCACATAAATTCTGAGGATGAACTCGAGAACATGGAGCATAGCTCCCAAAGAATAGAGGAGTTCAGGCAGTTGACAGCTGAAATGCAAGCATTGGAGAGGAAAATACAGGACAATAATTATGACACACAGTTTAACTTAACCCAAAAGGCAGAACAGAAGCAGAACGCAAAAGAGCAGAAATCTATTGCAGTTGGTGCTGATGAGAACATGAACGATGTTGTAATTTATCGCAAATCTTCCAAACAGTACAGGGATGTAGCTGTGGAGACGGAGGTGGAGACGAGAAGCACAGGGGTTGGTGTAACGGAAGCTTTGCTAGGTGTGTCAACAGAGGCAGAAACGGAAATAGAAATGCAACATCAGGCCATTGACGCTCTCAAGGACAAAATCTACAGACTAGAAGTGCAGTTGAAGGAAACAACTCATGAAATGGAAATGGGCAAATTGAAGCTAGAGCTTCAGGCAGCAGGATCAAGAAAGAAAGCCGATAAGGGGTCAATGGCAAGGCCAGCAGTCTACAGCACCTCAGTGGAGGCAAAGGTACAGATGCAAAGCCAGGCTGTGGGAAATCATGTGGATGTTGCTGATGCCTGCACAGGGCAAGATTCTCAGGCATCTGCAACTGGAGTTTCCTGTAGCCCGGAACTACGACATGTTGCTGTAGGTCCAGAATTGCCTATGAACTGTTGGACTGTCCAGGAAAGGGTTCAAACCCAAGATAAGTGTACTGGCAGGTGTGTTGAGATGTGTAGCAAGAATGTGGGGGTAGAATTGAGTGTTTATGAAACAGGAGTTAACACGGAAGAAATTGTGGGTAATTTAGACCTTTATAAAACTCGACTTGAAATGGCTAAGAAGTTTAGATCGGTTGGATGTGGAGAATGTTCAGTGAACGTGACAGTTTGTCCTGAGAAAGACTTGGTGTCTTTTGGCACAAATACAGATTTTGTCAATATGGTGGAGTCGGGTATTATGGCTGTACGTCATACTACTTCTCAGTACACAAATACAGCAGTAGATACCGTAAGCACATCTAccaacacagaaacagcagTTTTTATGGATACCTGCACGAACACCACATTGAAAACTCAAGATAAACAAACTAATACAGTACCGACTGAAACTAGAACGGTTGCCGTGGGTGATGGTAGGGTCAAAGAAGTGCAGATGACTGTCAAGACGCGCTCTGTGGGAGTTGGTACCACAGTGAGAAGCGAATCTGAACTGGAAAAGCCTTCGGTTGTGAAGACCAAAGACTGTGGTGTTGGGCAGGCCGGCATACATGAGAACTTTTTAGTGGGTTTGAAAACAAGAACCATTTCTTGTGGTCCTTCTCATCAAATAACAGATTCTGCCAAAACCAGAAGCATTGGAGTAGGGGATGAGAGCATATCAGAAGCAGGGCAAATTCAGCAGTCCCAGCTAGGAACAGCTGCTGGTTTGGACCATTATATTGAACAAGTACAAAAGCTTCTGCAAGAACAGCAGATGCTTCTGGCTGAGAACTACAGTGAACTTGCAGATGCCTTTGGCCAGCCTCATTCCCAGATTGGTTCTCTCAACTCCCAGCTAATGAACACCTTATCATCCATAAACTCCGTCATGAAATATTCAAGCACAGAGGAGCTCAGAACCATGGAGATCTTTAAGCTCTGTCCAGATTCTGCAAGTGCCATTACAG ATGCTGGTCAGTCATCGAATGTCAGTGGTGCCTGTACAGGTGTGAACTCTACAGCCCATTCAGACATTCGGACACAGGAGAGTGAGGCCCAACTGAGGGAACCATTACCATCTTCTGCTACTATAGACGGGCTGTCCAAGGACTCCACCTCCTCTGCACTGAGGCAAAGCAGGACTTCTCAGATGACCCTGATGGATCAACAGATGTCTTCTGCATTACATG GACAGTCTTGTAGTTCCAATACTCTGAAGTCcattatgaaaaagaaagatgGTAGGCAAGGATCTAACAGCACAaagaaaaacctgcaatttgTGGGTGTCAACGGAGG TTACGAGACAACATCAAGCGATGAGTCAAGCTCGGAGGAGAGCAGCACTTCGGAGTCTGAGGATGAGTGTGAGGGGAATGAGTATCCCAGTGAGGAAGCAACCAGGAGTGGAGAAGGGCACGGCAAGAAGCCTAGAGAGTTCTGTAATGAAGGAGCGATGGAAGTCAAAAGAGAGTGCGAAGAAAGAGAAGCAGAAAAGGTAGAAATCCGGGAGAg GTATGAGTTGAGTGAGAAAATGCTGTCGGCATGCACTGTGCTTAGAAACCACCTGAATGACTCCAAGGCTCTTACAAGCAAGGAAGTG AGAGCTTGTCTGAACACCATTCAACATGAGTGGTTCCGGATTTCCAGTCAGAAGTCGGCACTCCCAGCTATGGTGGAAGACTACCTCTCTGCTTTCAGGGAGGTGTCTCCTGCAGTACTGCGGCACATCGTCAACATGGCAGATGGAAATGGCAACACAGCCCTTCATTACAGCGTGTCTCACTCCAACTTCGAGATTGTGAAGCGGCTTTTAGATGCAG ATGTCTGTAATGTAAATCAGCAGAACAAGGCAGGCTATACTCCTATCATGCTAGCTGCCCTTGCAGCTGTGGAAGCAGAGAAAGACATGCAAATAGTGGAAGAGCTCTTCGGTAAAGGGGATGTGAATGCTAAGGCCAGCCAG GCTGGGCAGACTGGATTAATGTTAGCAGTGAGTCACGGGCGGATGGACATGGTGAAAGCTCTGTTGGCGTGCAGGGCTGATGTCAACATCCAGGACGACGAGGGCTCCACTGCCCTGATGTGCGCCAGTGAACATGGCCACGTGGAGATTGTGAAACTGCTGCTGGCCCAGCCGGGCTGCGATGCCACATTAACCGATGGG GATGAGAGCACTGCATTGTCAATTGCCCTGGAGGCTGGACACAAGGACATCGCGGTTCTCCTTTATGCCCATGTGAATTTTTCCAAAGCCCAGTCACCA GGGACGCCCCGACTTGGAAGGAAGACGTCTCCCAGCCCAACCCGAAGAAGCATGTTTGATTAA
- the kank1a gene encoding KN motif and ankyrin repeat domain-containing protein 1a isoform X2 — translation MELQSLVAMEKGEGGLNADDDKDSLAPYYLETPYGYQLDLDFLKYVDDIERGNTLKKLNIQRKPKVAKPVATPRSGGGQTSGWTSTESLSSSNSDECKQSPLLPTRNQPNSPQVRTAVLHEASPAFLSVPEGKLLPPPSPRLPRHNLHVEKTLMETRRRLEQERLLMQPPSSEARRPRLASFGGMGSTSSLSSFTGSSGQNQISPNSHQLVHNGHQANGEYNPYFTSSMGSSIRHSPMSSGMTTPVTNISPMHLQQIREQMVVALKRLKELEEQVKTIPVLQVKISVLQEEKRQLAAQINNQKSTSQSIGYGFRKRSYSAGNAQQFDQLSQLKKGSELHINSEDELENMEHSSQRIEEFRQLTAEMQALERKIQDNNYDTQFNLTQKAEQKQNAKEQKSIAVGADENMNDVVIYRKSSKQYRDVAVETEVETRSTGVGVTEALLGVSTEAETEIEMQHQAIDALKDKIYRLEVQLKETTHEMEMGKLKLELQAAGSRKKADKGSMARPAVYSTSVEAKVQMQSQAVGNHVDVADACTGQDSQASATGVSCSPELRHVAVGPELPMNCWTVQERVQTQDKCTGRCVEMCSKNVGVELSVYETGVNTEEIVGNLDLYKTRLEMAKKFRSVGCGECSVNVTVCPEKDLVSFGTNTDFVNMVESGIMAVRHTTSQYTNTAVDTVSTSTNTETAVFMDTCTNTTLKTQDKQTNTVPTETRTVAVGDGRVKEVQMTVKTRSVGVGTTVRSESELEKPSVVKTKDCGVGQAGIHENFLVGLKTRTISCGPSHQITDSAKTRSIGVGDESISEAGQIQQSQLGTAAGLDHYIEQVQKLLQEQQMLLAENYSELADAFGQPHSQIGSLNSQLMNTLSSINSVMKYSSTEELRTMEIFKLCPDSASAITDAGQSSNVSGACTGVNSTAHSDIRTQESEAQLREPLPSSATIDGLSKDSTSSALRQSRTSQMTLMDQQMSSALHGQSCSSNTLKSIMKKKDGRQGSNSTKKNLQFVGVNGGYETTSSDESSSEESSTSESEDECEGNEYPSEEATRSGEGHGKKPREFCNEGAMEVKRECEEREAEKVEIRERYELSEKMLSACTVLRNHLNDSKALTSKEVRACLNTIQHEWFRISSQKSALPAMVEDYLSAFREVSPAVLRHIVNMADGNGNTALHYSVSHSNFEIVKRLLDADVCNVNQQNKAGYTPIMLAALAAVEAEKDMQIVEELFGKGDVNAKASQAGQTGLMLAVSHGRMDMVKALLACRADVNIQDDEGSTALMCASEHGHVEIVKLLLAQPGCDATLTDGDESTALSIALEAGHKDIAVLLYAHVNFSKAQSPGTPRLGRKTSPSPTRRSMFD, via the exons AAAAAGGAGAGGGAGGTCTAAATGCGGACGATGACAAGGACTCATTGGCCCCCTACTATTTGGAGACCCCTTATGGTTATCAGTTAGACCTGGATTTTCTGAAGTATGTGGATGACATTGAGAGGGGGAACACCTTAAAGAAACTAAacatccagaggaaacccaaagTGGCAAAGCCTGTGGCAACACCCCGGAGTGGTGGCGGACAGACCAGTGGGTGGACATCCACCGAGTCGCTGTCGTCTTCCAACAGCGATGAATGTAAACAGTCCCCCTTGCTTCCTACAAGAAACCAACCAAACTCCCCCCAAGTGAGGACAGCTGTGCTACATGAGGCCTCCCCAGCATTCCTGAGTGTCCCTGAGGGCAAGCTGCTGCCACCGCCTTCCCCCAGGTTGCCCAGGCACAACTTGCATGTGGAGAAAACCCTCATGGAAACACGAAGACGGCTGGAGCAGGAGAGGCTGCTCATGCAGCCCCCATCCAGTGAGGCCCGCCGGCCAAGACTTGCCAGTTTTGGTGGGATGGGATCAACCagttctctctcctctttcacGGGATCTAGCGGACAAAATCAGATCTCTCCTAACTCTCACCAGCTCGTGCACAATGGCCACCAAGCCAATGGAGAGTATAATCCCTACTTCACCTCCTCCATGGGCAGCTCCATCCGCCACAGTCCCATGAGTTCAGGaatgaccactcctgtcaccaACATCAGCCCCATGCACTTGCAACAAATTCGAGAGCAAATGGTGGTAGCCTTAAAGAGGCTGAAAGAGCTGGAAGAGCAAGTGAAGACTATCCCAGTTCTGCAAGTCAAGATCTCTGTGCTACAGGAGGAGAAGAGGCAGCTGGCCGCGCAAATCAATAACCAAAAATCCACCAGTCAAAGCATAGGCTATGGCTTCCGAAAACGATCTTATAGTGCAGGCAATGCGCAGCAGTTTGATCAGCTCTCCCAGTTGAAAAAGGGATCAGAGCTGCACATAAATTCTGAGGATGAACTCGAGAACATGGAGCATAGCTCCCAAAGAATAGAGGAGTTCAGGCAGTTGACAGCTGAAATGCAAGCATTGGAGAGGAAAATACAGGACAATAATTATGACACACAGTTTAACTTAACCCAAAAGGCAGAACAGAAGCAGAACGCAAAAGAGCAGAAATCTATTGCAGTTGGTGCTGATGAGAACATGAACGATGTTGTAATTTATCGCAAATCTTCCAAACAGTACAGGGATGTAGCTGTGGAGACGGAGGTGGAGACGAGAAGCACAGGGGTTGGTGTAACGGAAGCTTTGCTAGGTGTGTCAACAGAGGCAGAAACGGAAATAGAAATGCAACATCAGGCCATTGACGCTCTCAAGGACAAAATCTACAGACTAGAAGTGCAGTTGAAGGAAACAACTCATGAAATGGAAATGGGCAAATTGAAGCTAGAGCTTCAGGCAGCAGGATCAAGAAAGAAAGCCGATAAGGGGTCAATGGCAAGGCCAGCAGTCTACAGCACCTCAGTGGAGGCAAAGGTACAGATGCAAAGCCAGGCTGTGGGAAATCATGTGGATGTTGCTGATGCCTGCACAGGGCAAGATTCTCAGGCATCTGCAACTGGAGTTTCCTGTAGCCCGGAACTACGACATGTTGCTGTAGGTCCAGAATTGCCTATGAACTGTTGGACTGTCCAGGAAAGGGTTCAAACCCAAGATAAGTGTACTGGCAGGTGTGTTGAGATGTGTAGCAAGAATGTGGGGGTAGAATTGAGTGTTTATGAAACAGGAGTTAACACGGAAGAAATTGTGGGTAATTTAGACCTTTATAAAACTCGACTTGAAATGGCTAAGAAGTTTAGATCGGTTGGATGTGGAGAATGTTCAGTGAACGTGACAGTTTGTCCTGAGAAAGACTTGGTGTCTTTTGGCACAAATACAGATTTTGTCAATATGGTGGAGTCGGGTATTATGGCTGTACGTCATACTACTTCTCAGTACACAAATACAGCAGTAGATACCGTAAGCACATCTAccaacacagaaacagcagTTTTTATGGATACCTGCACGAACACCACATTGAAAACTCAAGATAAACAAACTAATACAGTACCGACTGAAACTAGAACGGTTGCCGTGGGTGATGGTAGGGTCAAAGAAGTGCAGATGACTGTCAAGACGCGCTCTGTGGGAGTTGGTACCACAGTGAGAAGCGAATCTGAACTGGAAAAGCCTTCGGTTGTGAAGACCAAAGACTGTGGTGTTGGGCAGGCCGGCATACATGAGAACTTTTTAGTGGGTTTGAAAACAAGAACCATTTCTTGTGGTCCTTCTCATCAAATAACAGATTCTGCCAAAACCAGAAGCATTGGAGTAGGGGATGAGAGCATATCAGAAGCAGGGCAAATTCAGCAGTCCCAGCTAGGAACAGCTGCTGGTTTGGACCATTATATTGAACAAGTACAAAAGCTTCTGCAAGAACAGCAGATGCTTCTGGCTGAGAACTACAGTGAACTTGCAGATGCCTTTGGCCAGCCTCATTCCCAGATTGGTTCTCTCAACTCCCAGCTAATGAACACCTTATCATCCATAAACTCCGTCATGAAATATTCAAGCACAGAGGAGCTCAGAACCATGGAGATCTTTAAGCTCTGTCCAGATTCTGCAAGTGCCATTACAG ATGCTGGTCAGTCATCGAATGTCAGTGGTGCCTGTACAGGTGTGAACTCTACAGCCCATTCAGACATTCGGACACAGGAGAGTGAGGCCCAACTGAGGGAACCATTACCATCTTCTGCTACTATAGACGGGCTGTCCAAGGACTCCACCTCCTCTGCACTGAGGCAAAGCAGGACTTCTCAGATGACCCTGATGGATCAACAGATGTCTTCTGCATTACATG GACAGTCTTGTAGTTCCAATACTCTGAAGTCcattatgaaaaagaaagatgGTAGGCAAGGATCTAACAGCACAaagaaaaacctgcaatttgTGGGTGTCAACGGAGG TTACGAGACAACATCAAGCGATGAGTCAAGCTCGGAGGAGAGCAGCACTTCGGAGTCTGAGGATGAGTGTGAGGGGAATGAGTATCCCAGTGAGGAAGCAACCAGGAGTGGAGAAGGGCACGGCAAGAAGCCTAGAGAGTTCTGTAATGAAGGAGCGATGGAAGTCAAAAGAGAGTGCGAAGAAAGAGAAGCAGAAAAGGTAGAAATCCGGGAGAg GTATGAGTTGAGTGAGAAAATGCTGTCGGCATGCACTGTGCTTAGAAACCACCTGAATGACTCCAAGGCTCTTACAAGCAAGGAAGTG AGAGCTTGTCTGAACACCATTCAACATGAGTGGTTCCGGATTTCCAGTCAGAAGTCGGCACTCCCAGCTATGGTGGAAGACTACCTCTCTGCTTTCAGGGAGGTGTCTCCTGCAGTACTGCGGCACATCGTCAACATGGCAGATGGAAATGGCAACACAGCCCTTCATTACAGCGTGTCTCACTCCAACTTCGAGATTGTGAAGCGGCTTTTAGATGCAG ATGTCTGTAATGTAAATCAGCAGAACAAGGCAGGCTATACTCCTATCATGCTAGCTGCCCTTGCAGCTGTGGAAGCAGAGAAAGACATGCAAATAGTGGAAGAGCTCTTCGGTAAAGGGGATGTGAATGCTAAGGCCAGCCAG GCTGGGCAGACTGGATTAATGTTAGCAGTGAGTCACGGGCGGATGGACATGGTGAAAGCTCTGTTGGCGTGCAGGGCTGATGTCAACATCCAGGACGACGAGGGCTCCACTGCCCTGATGTGCGCCAGTGAACATGGCCACGTGGAGATTGTGAAACTGCTGCTGGCCCAGCCGGGCTGCGATGCCACATTAACCGATGGG GATGAGAGCACTGCATTGTCAATTGCCCTGGAGGCTGGACACAAGGACATCGCGGTTCTCCTTTATGCCCATGTGAATTTTTCCAAAGCCCAGTCACCA GGGACGCCCCGACTTGGAAGGAAGACGTCTCCCAGCCCAACCCGAAGAAGCATGTTTGATTAA